One window of the Posidoniimonas polymericola genome contains the following:
- a CDS encoding ABC transporter substrate-binding protein, translated as MILRCPTTPGSYLRPTLCVPLLLTLLAVVGCTSSSSTDTPAADKAGAAPGDAAAEDDAPAKPFKLADLLEPFDPPPLEEVDANANWQDRPVRDGLQVMRELLAEQPAPEITAAEALKLKNDSPENNAKMRAALGRLAPKDGSGVDHNASVTRHVGGDLKSTNPLSASSVTEFEYGSLTMSGILAFDKNFDWFATSETVKSWQTSEDKMVDKFVLRDDVLWSDGTPVTAHDYEYSFKAIMTEAVVVPAVRSGVDELKWVKAYDDHTLVIFHKESLPTNTENMQISLIPKHIYEKTIPADPTLARSKEHSRLEDDPVVAGPYKLVKRTRGQEFVLERREDYYMHNGKQVRDKPYFKTVRVKRIEDFNTALLALKSGDIDQMELRPEQWVTQTNGDDFYENNTKVYDTEWVEFHFIWNVESPFFKDQRVRWAMTYAVDYEELLETICYGLYEQSRGNYHPDAWMFPKDGPEPVKQDLEKAQDLLAEAGWEDTDGDGILDKEINGRRRQFEFTLTTYTTETGIKTATLMKECLDLLGIVCNVKPTEFTVMQEKSRNHEFDAMMAGWGTGTDPFTNQNIFGTDEGRNYGNYSSKRVDELFEQGKREFDREKRAKIYADIHMQLWEDQPYTWLFYRSSFYGFNKKLRGYNFSPRGPFGYSPGFGSLWVPDAAP; from the coding sequence ATGATTCTCCGCTGCCCGACGACGCCCGGTTCGTATCTCCGGCCGACTCTCTGCGTTCCGCTGCTGCTGACCCTGCTCGCCGTCGTTGGCTGCACCTCTTCTTCCTCGACCGATACGCCGGCCGCCGACAAAGCGGGCGCCGCCCCAGGCGACGCCGCCGCCGAGGACGACGCGCCGGCCAAGCCGTTCAAGCTGGCCGACCTGCTCGAGCCGTTCGACCCGCCGCCGCTCGAGGAGGTCGACGCCAACGCCAACTGGCAGGACCGGCCCGTGCGTGACGGCCTGCAGGTGATGCGGGAGCTGCTGGCCGAGCAGCCCGCGCCCGAGATCACCGCCGCCGAGGCGCTCAAGCTCAAGAACGACTCGCCCGAGAACAACGCCAAGATGCGCGCCGCGCTCGGGAGGCTCGCCCCCAAGGACGGCTCGGGCGTCGACCACAACGCTTCGGTGACGCGGCACGTCGGCGGCGATCTGAAGAGCACCAACCCGCTCTCGGCGAGCAGCGTCACCGAGTTCGAGTACGGCAGCCTGACCATGAGCGGCATCCTCGCGTTCGACAAGAACTTCGACTGGTTCGCCACTAGTGAGACCGTCAAGAGCTGGCAGACCAGCGAGGACAAGATGGTCGACAAGTTCGTCCTGCGCGACGACGTCCTCTGGTCGGACGGCACGCCGGTCACCGCGCACGACTACGAGTACTCGTTCAAGGCCATCATGACCGAGGCGGTCGTGGTCCCCGCGGTCCGCTCGGGCGTCGACGAGCTGAAGTGGGTCAAGGCGTACGACGACCACACCCTGGTGATCTTCCACAAGGAGTCGCTGCCGACCAACACCGAGAACATGCAGATCTCGCTGATCCCGAAGCACATCTACGAGAAGACGATCCCCGCAGACCCGACGCTCGCCCGCAGCAAGGAGCACAGCCGGTTGGAGGACGACCCCGTAGTCGCCGGCCCCTACAAGCTGGTGAAGCGGACCCGCGGCCAGGAGTTCGTTCTCGAGCGGCGCGAGGACTACTACATGCACAACGGCAAGCAGGTGCGGGACAAGCCGTACTTCAAAACCGTCCGTGTGAAGCGGATCGAGGACTTCAACACGGCGCTCCTGGCGCTCAAGTCGGGCGACATCGACCAGATGGAGCTCCGCCCCGAACAGTGGGTCACCCAGACCAACGGCGACGATTTCTACGAGAACAACACCAAGGTCTACGACACCGAGTGGGTCGAGTTCCACTTCATCTGGAACGTCGAGTCGCCGTTCTTCAAGGACCAGCGGGTCCGCTGGGCGATGACCTACGCGGTGGACTACGAGGAGCTGCTCGAGACCATCTGCTACGGCCTGTACGAGCAGTCCCGCGGCAACTACCACCCCGACGCCTGGATGTTCCCCAAGGACGGCCCGGAGCCGGTCAAGCAGGACCTCGAGAAGGCGCAGGACCTGTTGGCCGAGGCGGGCTGGGAGGACACCGACGGCGACGGCATCCTCGACAAGGAGATCAACGGCCGCCGCCGCCAGTTCGAGTTCACCCTCACCACCTACACCACCGAAACCGGCATCAAGACCGCCACGCTGATGAAGGAGTGCCTGGACCTCTTGGGCATTGTCTGCAACGTAAAGCCGACCGAGTTCACGGTGATGCAGGAGAAGTCCCGCAACCACGAGTTCGACGCGATGATGGCGGGCTGGGGCACCGGCACCGACCCGTTCACCAACCAGAACATCTTTGGCACCGACGAGGGCCGCAACTACGGCAACTACTCCAGCAAGCGGGTCGACGAGCTGTTCGAGCAGGGCAAGCGGGAGTTCGACCGCGAGAAGCGGGCCAAGATCTACGCCGACATCCACATGCAGCTGTGGGAGGACCAGCCCTACACCTGGCTGTTCTACCGCAGCAGCTTCTACGGGTTCAACAAGAAGCTGCGGGGCTACAACTTCAGCCCGCGTGGTCCGTTCGGCTACAGCCCCGGCTTCGGCAGCCTG
- the trpC gene encoding indole-3-glycerol phosphate synthase TrpC produces the protein MPTILDKIVATKRDEIAQAKSLRPKAELRAAIADAPAPRDFFAALAAVGPIKLIAEVKKASPSAGLIRDDFDPVRIAKTYEAHGATCLSVLTDEQYFQGSLDYLRNVRAAVGLPCLRKDFILDEHQLLEARSVGADAALLIAECLTADELKRLHDAALELGLTPLVELYDPQNMEAVVAAGAKLIGVNNRNLHTFEVDLQHTVRLREQAPPDCVFVGESGIRTHDDVRMLEDAGVNAILVGESLMREPDIGAAVDRLLGR, from the coding sequence ATGCCCACCATCCTCGACAAGATTGTCGCCACCAAGCGCGACGAGATCGCCCAGGCCAAGTCGCTCCGCCCGAAGGCCGAGCTCCGCGCGGCGATCGCCGACGCGCCGGCACCGCGGGACTTCTTCGCCGCCCTCGCCGCGGTGGGGCCGATCAAGCTGATCGCCGAGGTGAAGAAGGCGAGCCCCTCGGCCGGGCTGATCCGCGACGACTTCGACCCGGTCCGTATCGCCAAGACCTACGAGGCCCACGGCGCGACCTGCCTGAGCGTGCTGACCGACGAGCAGTACTTCCAGGGGAGCCTCGACTACCTTCGGAACGTCCGCGCGGCAGTGGGCCTCCCCTGCCTGCGGAAGGACTTCATCCTGGACGAGCACCAGCTGCTGGAGGCCCGCAGCGTTGGCGCCGACGCGGCGCTGCTGATCGCGGAGTGCCTGACCGCCGACGAGCTGAAGCGGCTGCACGACGCGGCGCTCGAGCTCGGCCTCACGCCGCTGGTCGAGCTGTACGATCCGCAGAACATGGAAGCCGTGGTCGCGGCGGGCGCCAAGCTGATCGGCGTCAACAACCGCAACCTGCACACGTTCGAGGTCGACCTGCAGCACACCGTGCGGCTGCGTGAACAAGCCCCGCCCGACTGCGTATTCGTAGGAGAGAGCGGCATCCGCACGCACGACGACGTCCGCATGCTCGAGGACGCGGGCGTCAACGCGATCCTGGTCGGCGAGTCGCTGATGCGCGAGCCCGATATCGGCGCCGCGGTCGACCGACTCTTGGGACGCTAG
- the hisS gene encoding histidine--tRNA ligase has product MIQPRTLKGFRDYLPEAMIPRERLIDTARRVYRSFGFAPIDTPALEYLEVLTGKGSDETDKQLYRFQDHGGRDVGLRFDLTVPLARFAAQHIGQLGTPFKRYHIATVWRGENTQRGRYREFMQCDFDTIGTTAVAADIEAILVINDLLAAIGFDKFTIHVNNRGILNAVLRQLGLADQSTAVLRALDKLSKAGWEKVEAELCESAGASHEQATAILDFSQLRGGCDEVLSAVEPMISSDADGEAALKRTREMMHAVSSAGVPDHRVKIDVSIARGLDYYTGLVFETTLDDLPGIGSIASGGRYDNLADLYTKQQLPGIGGSLGLDRLLSAMEELELIETSQTTAEVFIPLFEASRLGDYLKLAARVRAAGIGCEVYPEPKKLGKQLQYADKKGFKAALIAGGDEFANHQVQVKNLGTGESTTVALTAEAVVKELMRVLS; this is encoded by the coding sequence TTGATCCAACCACGCACCCTCAAGGGCTTCCGCGACTACCTGCCCGAGGCGATGATCCCCCGCGAGCGGCTCATCGACACCGCCCGGCGGGTGTACCGCTCGTTCGGCTTCGCGCCGATCGACACGCCCGCGCTCGAGTACCTCGAGGTGCTCACCGGCAAGGGCTCCGACGAGACCGACAAGCAGCTCTACCGGTTCCAGGACCACGGCGGCCGCGACGTCGGGCTCCGGTTCGACCTCACGGTGCCGCTCGCGCGGTTCGCGGCGCAGCACATCGGCCAGCTCGGCACGCCGTTCAAGCGTTACCACATCGCCACCGTGTGGCGGGGCGAGAACACCCAGCGCGGCCGCTACCGCGAGTTCATGCAGTGCGACTTCGACACCATCGGCACGACCGCCGTGGCGGCCGACATCGAGGCCATCCTCGTCATCAACGACCTGCTCGCCGCCATCGGCTTCGACAAGTTCACGATCCACGTCAACAACCGCGGCATCCTCAACGCCGTGCTGCGGCAGCTCGGCCTGGCCGACCAGTCGACCGCCGTGCTCCGCGCGCTCGACAAGCTGTCCAAGGCGGGCTGGGAGAAGGTCGAGGCCGAGCTGTGCGAGTCGGCCGGGGCCTCGCACGAACAGGCGACCGCCATCCTCGACTTCTCGCAGCTCCGCGGCGGCTGCGACGAGGTGCTCAGCGCCGTCGAGCCGATGATCTCGAGCGACGCCGACGGCGAGGCCGCCCTCAAGCGAACCCGCGAGATGATGCACGCGGTCTCCTCGGCCGGCGTGCCCGACCACCGCGTCAAGATCGACGTGTCGATCGCCCGCGGTCTGGACTACTACACCGGCCTCGTGTTCGAGACCACCCTCGACGACCTGCCGGGCATCGGCAGCATCGCCAGCGGCGGCCGCTACGACAACCTGGCGGACCTTTACACCAAGCAGCAGCTCCCCGGCATCGGCGGCTCGCTGGGGCTCGACCGGCTGCTGTCGGCGATGGAAGAGCTTGAGCTGATTGAGACATCGCAGACGACGGCCGAGGTGTTCATCCCGCTGTTCGAAGCTTCGCGGCTGGGCGACTACCTCAAGCTCGCCGCCCGGGTCCGCGCAGCGGGCATCGGCTGCGAGGTGTACCCCGAGCCCAAGAAGCTCGGCAAGCAACTACAGTACGCCGACAAGAAGGGCTTCAAGGCCGCCCTGATCGCCGGCGGCGACGAGTTCGCCAACCACCAGGTGCAGGTCAAGAACCTGGGCACCGGCGAGTCGACCACGGTTGCGTTGACTGCCGAAGCGGTGGTCAAAGAACTGATGCGAGTTTTGTCGTAG
- a CDS encoding YkgJ family cysteine cluster protein has translation MPTAPAPSAPAFGTKRIRREDLPKGGNLCEHCTAKCCHYIAVPYETPSEAADMEYIRWIVLHHNSTFFKEDEDWYLLVHTVCEKLGDDYRCGVYETRPQICRDYTFDNCEYDEDWTYDFYLETHEQVWEYTEARFQKKSESIRSKKPDPLAVVA, from the coding sequence ATGCCTACCGCCCCTGCCCCTAGCGCTCCGGCCTTCGGAACGAAACGGATCCGCCGCGAGGACCTGCCCAAAGGGGGCAACCTGTGCGAACACTGCACGGCCAAGTGCTGTCATTATATCGCCGTGCCGTACGAGACGCCCTCCGAGGCGGCCGACATGGAGTACATCCGCTGGATCGTGCTACACCACAACTCGACCTTCTTCAAGGAGGACGAGGACTGGTACCTGCTGGTGCACACGGTCTGCGAGAAGCTGGGCGACGACTACCGCTGCGGCGTCTACGAGACCCGCCCGCAGATCTGCCGCGACTACACCTTCGACAACTGCGAGTACGACGAGGACTGGACCTACGACTTCTACCTCGAGACCCACGAGCAGGTCTGGGAGTACACCGAGGCCCGCTTCCAGAAGAAGAGCGAGAGCATCCGCAGCAAGAAGCCCGATCCGCTGGCCGTCGTGGCGTAG
- a CDS encoding DNA-deoxyinosine glycosylase, which yields MTLARSFPPIAALGARVLVLGSMPGAASLAAVEYYAHPRNAFWPIMGELFGAGPELPYEARAARLREHGVAVWDVLRECRRAGSLDASIVVASERANDFPAFLARFDQVERIYFNGQKAEAAFRRHAAPRLPDDCLDRLTLTRLPSTSPAHAGMSFAEKLANWRQVSDHAGKPVNQ from the coding sequence ATGACGCTTGCCCGCAGCTTCCCGCCGATTGCCGCCCTTGGGGCTCGGGTGCTAGTGCTGGGCTCGATGCCGGGCGCGGCCTCGCTGGCGGCGGTCGAGTACTACGCCCACCCACGGAACGCGTTCTGGCCGATCATGGGCGAGCTGTTCGGCGCCGGGCCGGAACTGCCCTACGAAGCCCGCGCCGCGCGGCTCCGCGAGCACGGCGTGGCGGTCTGGGACGTATTGCGAGAATGCCGCCGCGCGGGGAGCCTCGACGCCAGCATCGTCGTGGCGTCGGAGCGGGCGAACGACTTTCCGGCATTCCTGGCAAGATTCGACCAGGTTGAGCGAATCTACTTCAACGGGCAGAAAGCCGAGGCCGCGTTCCGCCGGCACGCCGCGCCGCGGCTGCCAGACGACTGCCTCGACCGCCTGACGCTAACCCGACTGCCGTCGACCAGCCCGGCGCACGCGGGGATGAGTTTCGCAGAGAAGCTGGCAAACTGGCGTCAGGTGTCCGACCACGCCGGAAAGCCAGTCAACCAATAG
- a CDS encoding DUF4870 domain-containing protein: protein MNHDQPSATNPYESTHAEPVEGQDWSLADGPTKQWAMIMHFSQLANYAVPPAGLIAPIVIWRLKKDALPGIDAHGRNIANWVVSSLIYLVLTFVLFMTVVGIPIAFLLGGIVSILMLAYPIIGGIKANDGVAWRYPGAFRIF from the coding sequence ATGAACCACGACCAGCCGAGCGCGACGAACCCGTACGAGAGCACGCACGCCGAGCCCGTCGAGGGCCAGGACTGGTCGCTGGCCGACGGCCCGACCAAGCAGTGGGCCATGATCATGCACTTCTCGCAGCTCGCCAACTACGCGGTCCCGCCGGCGGGCCTGATTGCGCCGATCGTCATCTGGCGGCTCAAGAAGGACGCGCTGCCGGGCATCGACGCCCACGGGCGTAACATCGCGAACTGGGTCGTCAGCTCGCTAATCTACCTTGTGCTGACCTTCGTGCTGTTCATGACAGTCGTCGGCATCCCGATCGCGTTCCTGCTGGGCGGGATCGTGTCGATCCTGATGCTCGCCTACCCGATCATCGGCGGCATCAAGGCCAACGACGGCGTCGCGTGGCGCTACCCCGGTGCGTTCCGGATCTTCTAA
- a CDS encoding NUDIX hydrolase: MNDPLLQILDQYQSAHPDEAAMVERVRALASTHDDCFERTCVPGHITGSAWVLSPDRTQCLLLHHRKLDKWLQPGGHADGDRDVLRVAIREATEESGLDGIFALSPEPLDIDVHRIPERRNAAGEVTEPAHEHHDLRFLLATDQPTPIAVSDESHDVRWCTPREVHALTQEESVLRLLRKSERWLESR; this comes from the coding sequence ATGAACGACCCCCTGCTGCAGATCCTCGACCAGTACCAATCGGCCCACCCCGATGAAGCCGCGATGGTCGAGCGCGTTCGGGCGTTGGCCTCGACGCACGACGACTGCTTCGAGCGGACCTGCGTGCCGGGGCATATCACGGGCAGCGCCTGGGTGCTCTCGCCCGACCGGACGCAGTGCCTGCTGCTGCACCACCGCAAGCTCGACAAGTGGCTCCAGCCCGGCGGTCACGCCGACGGCGACCGCGACGTCCTGCGGGTGGCGATCCGCGAGGCGACCGAGGAGTCGGGCCTGGACGGGATCTTCGCCCTCTCGCCCGAGCCGCTGGACATCGATGTTCATCGGATCCCGGAGCGGCGCAACGCCGCGGGCGAGGTCACCGAGCCGGCGCACGAACACCACGACCTGCGGTTCCTGTTGGCCACCGACCAGCCGACGCCGATCGCGGTGTCGGACGAGTCGCACGACGTCCGCTGGTGCACGCCCCGCGAGGTCCACGCCCTGACGCAGGAGGAGAGCGTGCTGCGGCTGCTGCGCAAGAGCGAACGTTGGCTGGAGTCGCGTTAG
- a CDS encoding lipoate--protein ligase family protein codes for MPVSCQTPPQSGPPLRLRWLEHTFADPAHNLALDHALLEGAQLDAAADGPHHPEVLRVWEPPTPMVVLGRSSRVKDEVNQEACQADRVPVLRRVSGGATILTGRGCLMYTTLLDLTKRPELAAVDRAHQFVLGVLTTSLAEIAPGVRCAGQSDLVVPDGERLLKFSGNSLRVARKWLLYHGTLMHGLPIEDIAKYLKHPPRQPDYRDQREHGEFLTNLDADSDTLIEALRRGFTAIEDLGRYPAALVEQLADEYYRRDDWNLQR; via the coding sequence ATGCCAGTATCCTGTCAGACGCCGCCCCAGTCCGGACCGCCGCTGCGGCTGCGGTGGCTGGAGCACACCTTCGCCGACCCGGCCCACAACCTGGCGCTCGATCATGCGCTGCTTGAAGGCGCCCAGCTAGACGCCGCGGCCGACGGCCCCCATCACCCCGAGGTCCTCCGCGTCTGGGAGCCCCCCACGCCCATGGTCGTGCTGGGCCGCTCGTCACGCGTGAAGGACGAGGTCAACCAAGAGGCCTGCCAGGCCGACAGAGTGCCGGTGCTGCGGCGCGTCAGCGGCGGCGCGACCATCCTGACCGGGCGCGGCTGCCTGATGTACACCACGCTGCTCGACCTGACCAAGCGGCCCGAACTAGCCGCGGTCGACCGGGCCCACCAATTTGTGCTGGGCGTGCTGACCACCTCGCTCGCCGAGATCGCGCCGGGCGTCCGCTGCGCCGGGCAGAGCGACCTCGTCGTGCCGGACGGCGAGCGGCTGCTGAAGTTCTCTGGCAACAGCCTGCGCGTCGCCCGCAAGTGGCTGCTGTACCACGGCACGCTGATGCACGGGCTGCCAATCGAGGACATCGCCAAGTACCTCAAGCACCCGCCCCGCCAGCCCGACTACCGCGACCAGCGCGAGCACGGCGAGTTCCTCACCAATCTCGACGCCGACAGCGATACACTGATCGAGGCCCTCCGCCGCGGCTTCACCGCCATCGAAGACCTCGGCCGTTACCCTGCCGCTCTCGTCGAGCAGCTGGCCGACGAGTACTACCGCCGCGATGATTGGAACCTGCAGCGGTAA
- a CDS encoding tetratricopeptide repeat protein, translating to MTLLTINGTDRSDAADPSARYSASVLAHAAGVSEAAVRRWTRRGYLRAVVGSRGAPGYGFVEARVARTLARLTSAGMSLDQVDRVVDRLTESAPAGCRPLAEWDIAPHGDTVVVLSDGRARDPAGQLMMEFDRPAGPACWSDDHHPSVLPFESMAADCDSGLPFDPDEVRDEATELLEQGDYLLAEQMFRSLLLAGEGEPLDHLALGECLSRQGDLSAARERYAVCLEQDPDSLAARLSLGGVYQQLGEWELAAGALEGVLAQADDCVDALIPLAEVYDQLGREEEAQGLRRRLLRHAPEGPWAAEARARLTEPCDAADDQAATAPEVENPSGFPILQ from the coding sequence ATGACGCTTCTTACGATCAACGGCACGGACCGCAGCGACGCGGCCGATCCTTCGGCCCGCTACAGCGCTTCGGTGCTCGCCCACGCGGCCGGCGTCAGCGAGGCGGCCGTCCGCCGCTGGACGCGGCGGGGCTACCTGCGGGCGGTGGTCGGTTCTCGCGGCGCCCCCGGTTACGGCTTTGTTGAGGCCCGGGTCGCGCGCACACTGGCCAGGCTGACGTCGGCCGGCATGTCGCTCGATCAGGTCGACCGCGTGGTCGACCGGCTCACCGAGTCGGCGCCCGCCGGATGCCGCCCGCTCGCCGAGTGGGATATCGCCCCGCACGGGGACACGGTTGTCGTGCTCTCGGACGGTCGGGCCCGGGACCCGGCCGGCCAGCTGATGATGGAGTTCGACCGCCCCGCCGGGCCCGCCTGTTGGTCCGACGACCACCACCCGTCGGTGCTGCCGTTTGAGTCGATGGCAGCCGATTGCGACAGCGGGCTGCCGTTCGATCCGGACGAGGTCCGCGACGAGGCGACCGAGCTGCTCGAGCAGGGCGACTACCTGCTGGCCGAGCAGATGTTCCGCTCGCTGTTGCTGGCGGGCGAGGGCGAGCCGCTCGACCACCTGGCGCTTGGTGAGTGCCTGAGCCGCCAGGGCGACCTGTCTGCCGCCCGCGAACGGTACGCGGTCTGCTTGGAGCAGGACCCCGATTCGCTGGCCGCACGCCTCAGCCTGGGGGGCGTCTACCAGCAATTGGGAGAGTGGGAATTGGCCGCGGGAGCGCTGGAGGGCGTGCTGGCCCAGGCGGACGATTGCGTCGACGCGTTGATCCCGCTTGCCGAGGTATACGACCAATTGGGGCGGGAGGAAGAGGCCCAGGGCCTCCGCCGCCGGCTGCTGCGACACGCCCCCGAGGGGCCCTGGGCCGCCGAGGCCCGCGCCCGCCTTACCGAGCCGTGCGACGCCGCCGACGATCAGGCCGCAACGGCCCCCGAGGTTGAAAATCCCTCCGGTTTCCCTATTCTGCAGTGA
- a CDS encoding CoA-binding protein, whose translation MPKPTAAILGASSNRSKYGNKSVRAHQRQGYEVYPVNPKGGQIEGLTTYCTLADVPVESLDRISVYLPPDVTLGLLEEIAAKGCREFWLNPGADAPEVVERAEALGLHPIVACSIVDLGISPGDFASA comes from the coding sequence ATGCCCAAACCAACCGCGGCGATTCTCGGAGCGAGCAGCAACCGATCCAAGTACGGCAACAAGTCGGTCCGCGCCCACCAGAGGCAGGGCTACGAGGTCTACCCCGTGAACCCGAAGGGGGGCCAGATCGAGGGCCTGACGACGTACTGCACACTGGCCGACGTGCCGGTCGAGAGCCTCGACCGCATCAGCGTCTACCTGCCGCCGGACGTTACCCTTGGCCTGCTCGAAGAAATCGCCGCCAAGGGCTGCCGCGAGTTCTGGCTCAACCCGGGCGCCGACGCCCCCGAGGTGGTCGAACGGGCCGAGGCGCTCGGCCTGCACCCGATCGTCGCGTGCAGCATCGTCGACCTAGGGATCAGCCCCGGCGACTTTGCCTCGGCGTAG
- a CDS encoding MogA/MoaB family molybdenum cofactor biosynthesis protein — MDTPPNEPAGPPAGSGDSPVSRHRAEGPASLACAVVTVSDTRTEADDRGGGAILELLASSPHRVAARRIIPDEPTVINDAICALVDQPDIDAVLLTGGTGIAPRDHTIDVVERLLDKRLPGYGELLRMLSYQQVGSAAMLSRATAGVVGQTIILTMPGSPAAVRLAMQELILPELGHLVSQARG; from the coding sequence ATGGACACCCCACCGAACGAGCCCGCGGGTCCGCCCGCTGGGTCGGGCGACTCGCCAGTTAGTCGTCACCGGGCCGAGGGCCCCGCGAGTCTCGCCTGCGCGGTGGTGACCGTTTCCGACACCCGCACCGAGGCCGACGACCGCGGCGGCGGTGCAATCCTGGAGCTGTTGGCGTCTTCCCCCCATCGGGTGGCCGCGCGGCGGATCATCCCCGACGAGCCGACGGTCATCAACGATGCGATCTGCGCGTTGGTCGATCAGCCCGACATCGACGCGGTGCTGCTGACCGGCGGCACCGGCATTGCGCCCCGCGACCACACGATCGACGTCGTCGAGCGGCTGCTCGACAAACGCCTGCCCGGCTACGGCGAGTTGCTGCGGATGCTCAGCTACCAGCAGGTCGGCTCGGCCGCGATGCTGAGCCGCGCTACCGCCGGCGTCGTCGGCCAGACCATCATCCTCACCATGCCCGGCAGCCCCGCCGCGGTGCGGCTCGCGATGCAGGAGCTGATCCTGCCAGAGCTGGGGCACCTCGTGAGCCAGGCCCGCGGGTAG
- a CDS encoding endonuclease/exonuclease/phosphatase family protein, translating into MQRLLMLAMLSALLGGGYMFTQGMSVGDLQKVVSAGKQAAQQYSSNGQGGGQPAYQPQSPPPMSPSAAGYVPSQPAAGSTIRIGSYNIEKFGDKKASNPYVMRTLGAIVKNLDLVAIQEITTQDEYFIDKFLEQYVNNTGRRYSRVVGPRLGRSSYKEQYAILYDTNTIEFNPQLNYTLQDYDDLLHREPLVAMFRARAAPNPDDRFSFVIINAHTDPDETAQEFDALAQAYLAVQRSSVIGGQQEDDIILLGDLNTNVPAASPYRNDPGSRSLRPSDLGGLGRLSYLYPVIRNQATNTSGSKLNDNLLIHRGATVEFTGRSGVIDVQGVWGLSPDQAQLVSDHLPVWAEFSVFESGAPGRMATRPVQPTR; encoded by the coding sequence GTGCAACGTCTACTCATGCTCGCGATGCTTAGTGCGCTGCTGGGTGGCGGGTACATGTTCACGCAGGGGATGAGCGTCGGCGACCTGCAGAAGGTCGTCTCGGCTGGCAAGCAGGCCGCGCAGCAGTACTCTTCCAATGGCCAGGGCGGCGGCCAGCCGGCCTACCAGCCGCAGTCCCCGCCGCCGATGTCCCCCAGCGCGGCCGGCTACGTGCCGTCGCAGCCGGCGGCGGGCTCGACCATCCGCATCGGCAGCTACAACATCGAGAAGTTCGGCGACAAGAAGGCGAGCAACCCGTACGTCATGCGGACCCTCGGCGCGATCGTCAAGAACCTCGACCTGGTCGCGATCCAGGAGATCACCACCCAGGACGAGTACTTCATCGACAAGTTCCTGGAGCAGTACGTCAACAACACCGGTCGGCGGTACTCCCGTGTGGTCGGGCCGCGGCTCGGCCGCAGCTCCTACAAGGAGCAGTACGCGATCCTCTACGACACCAACACCATCGAGTTCAACCCGCAGCTCAACTACACGCTGCAAGACTACGACGACCTGCTGCACCGCGAGCCGCTGGTCGCGATGTTCCGCGCCCGGGCGGCGCCGAACCCAGACGACCGCTTCAGCTTCGTGATCATCAACGCGCACACCGACCCCGACGAGACCGCGCAGGAGTTCGACGCGCTCGCCCAGGCGTACCTGGCGGTGCAGCGGAGCAGCGTCATTGGCGGCCAGCAGGAGGACGACATCATCCTGCTCGGCGACCTCAACACCAACGTCCCCGCGGCCAGCCCGTACCGCAACGACCCCGGCAGCCGCAGCCTGCGGCCCTCGGACCTCGGCGGGCTGGGGCGGTTGTCGTACCTGTACCCCGTGATCCGCAACCAGGCGACCAACACGTCGGGCAGCAAGCTGAACGACAACCTGCTGATCCACCGTGGCGCGACGGTCGAGTTCACCGGCCGCTCCGGCGTGATCGACGTGCAGGGCGTGTGGGGCCTGAGCCCCGACCAGGCGCAGCTGGTGTCTGACCACCTGCCGGTGTGGGCCGAGTTCAGCGTCTTCGAGAGCGGCGCCCCCGGCCGCATGGCGACCCGGCCCGTGCAGCCGACGCGGTAA